The genomic window GGTTCCAATGTGTTGTGCTAATTTTGTTGCTGCAAACCACACATTTTCTGTCACCTCCTAAAATGAGCAACTGACACTCAAACCGGGGTCACAAGGGCCAAAAACTCAACCTTGTCCTATTTGACTCCAAACTAGTGCTGAAGTCGTGTGCTAGTTTTGTGCCATTTGAGTGCCAGTTACAATCAAAACTCAGATCCCGAACGCCTCTGTTTTGGAATagtttggctcccaaatgctgaaaacctggaagtaaatattccgattttcaaacatttttcagaagctccTGCaatcaatcggaagctgtgccttggttgtcaaacatttcggaagccgagcaggtttccggaacggattatgtcaGACCACCGAGGCTTGACTGTACTCAGTTTGGGGTCTTGTGAAGAAAGCGGGATTTGTGGCGCAAAATGGCACAAAACTAGCACACGATTCAGAGCTTCCCAGCTCCTCCTTCAGCTGCAGCTGTTATGAGCACCCTTTTCTTAAAAGGAACATAAATGCCTGGCTGTTGTCTCGGCATTCCCGCACACAATTTATTCAGCCATGTTAGAAGCAGATGCAGCACAGCTTCATGGACTGAACATAGTTTTTGTATGACTCATACTTAGAGGTCAGAGGGAAGTCAAGGCTCAATTCATGCTGGTACAAATTCACAAACAGGGATTTTAAAACCCAGCATTAAGTGCACAGTAAATGGGAGCAGGCACACACGTGCTGTGCTCACATTCGATGATACAGTACTGCtaccatatttttttggggggggggagtattgccTGCTTCTTTTTTTATCATTGTTTTACTTGTGTGGGAGTTTTGCCTGTTTTTCCAGGATAGGATTTCTGAGCATTGCCTAATTTTTCTTAAGTGAAACGGGTATTTTGTGATGCCCATGACAGTTTCTGAAATTTCTAAATATATCCCCAGGCACACAAACATTATGGACCTTTGCTCTAGATAAGGAgtggggacctttggccctccagaagatACAAAGCTGTTGGTAGTATAAATTTGTTTGCATGTGTTATAAggattctaaggtctcaaatataaaattaatgttcataaatgtacaaggcaaacacatacataagtatataagccacttgtctgaaatagtacaggagaacaatcctgaagccattttgactcccaaattgacctcaaatatttctctgcaaggaggaaggaaatggggaaagctttccaattgtcttttgactgcaggggcttacacctcccttttcaaatgcagtctggcaagtatctgcgCAAGAGGTTCAGGatctaagtatttaccatctcaaaagaatggccaggctacccataAAATGCAATCaagtaaggcattatcaggtatcctggcagacaggagagaagcaacactctcaaatttctgctgtagactgcctcttTCTGTGATATATGTATGATGCTTTTAGATGGTGGTCTTGGGCAAATTTCAAAAGTCTTtgtaagggcttgcgcaccattgttcagggttctcctccctcctgcgtgtggtgagtttcaacagtttatttctttgaataaagatcaggcttactagctgctttgcttctctacATACTGTGGTTGGCCTCTGCTatttttctcctactgatagggaacctACTGAAGGACCCTAAACaggctctggaataccccataagggaaagggagccgtttTTTCATATACCACATTATTATCTGGCTGTCACTTTGTAAATGGAAGAGGTAGGGATAGTCAATGGGTGAATAAAAAACATGAGAGGAGGGAACGGGCTGATGGAAGAATTTTTTTGTTACGAAAGCCCCTCTCTCCTCCAAACAATGGTCAGAGCACATGGGGTCACAGGCACACAtacagggtctgtgtccctttggagaatagaagacacgGCAAAGACTGTTGTGCCTTTAAGAAATAGGGTTTATTCACCCATTTTCACCTTCAGTCTGTATACAGtaatttgcaatttaaaaaaagctGGGTTGCAACTTCGATAAATGAGAGATGTATCAGAACACCATTGCATTATGCTTGTATGTGTATATGGTCATTAAGCTACAAAAGCCATACTGTATTAATAACTTTTTTATGCAATGCTGATATATTTTAAAGTATACACTTGCGAAAAGGACAGAGAGCGCATACTGCGGGGGCGGGGAGCGGAAGGATCATTCCTCAAGAAAACAGCGGGTGCATGCCCGGCTAGACAGAGGGCAATCAGTTCACACATCCGCCTAAATTCCCCAAATTTGGAGGTTGCTGCCTAAGTTTCGATTCCTTCAGTTTTCCCACTATATCCACGCCTCCCAGGGACAAAAGCCAGGCAGCTCCGCCTCCTCTTTCCGCCTGCCTTTCACTACCCGAATCGCTGCCCCGCGAAGCAGTTCTTCTTGAGAGACCCGGTTGCAGGCGAGAATATGGCAAGCGGCGCCCACTTCCCTTTGCCCGGTCAGGCCAGCGGCGGGCTGCCCCGCTACGAGGAGCTGAAGGACGAGCACGACATGGCCATCATTAGCCCCGCGGGCGCGTCGCCTGGCTCCACCGTGATCCACATGCACAACCAAAGCCAAGTCTGCGTGGCGCCTCCCCGCGACCACATCCTGTGGTCGATCTGCACGGTGATGTACTGCAACTTCTGCTGCCTCGGGTTCATGGCCCTGGTCTTCTCGGTTAAGGTGAGAAGGGCAAGGATGTACGAGAGCTCCGCCGTCCATGGGATGCTCCCACCCCTTCCTGCTCCACGCTCCATTTGCCCCCtcgtgggtgggggaaggggagggggcctAAAGCCGGCGGGACGTGATCAggacgtttaaaaaaaaaaaaaaagttttgggtgCTCAGAAGTCACTCCAGCCATCCTAGGAGCCCTCTCCTATCCGTGTTTATTCAGAAATGAGCCCCGTTGATCGAACTTTTAAAAGTATCTGTAGGGTTGTTGCTTCGCCTGctagagggaggagggggaagcctTAATCATGGCCTCTCAATGGCAAGAGGCAGGGGAATGACGGCATTGTTTCTTCTTTCCCAAGTTTCAGAGCCGAGTTTTGGATTTAGATTTAACCCCTGGGGTAAAGTATAGCTTTAAACCGGGCCTACTTATGCCTTTGAACCAAAACTCAGCCCTAGCTGCAAAGTCTGGCGGATTAAGCTAAGCTTGTGACTGCGTCCATGTGTCAGCCCTGTGTTGATGTataaagctgggggtggggggctgtctTATTTCCTGCAAGGAAAGGGgcatgggaggggagggaaacctTTCCCCCAGTTGGCTCACTTCCAGCATTGAAATTGCTTGGGAGGAAAGGTTTTAAAACAAGGGAGCACAGTGAGGAAAAACAGCATTTTGCGCCTCCCCTCCAgcatcattttgtgtgtgtctgtatgtacAACACGTGGGGGGGACACACCATCCATCTGGCTTCATGTATATAAAAAAGGGCAACCTTAAAGGACTGTTCAGGCAGCAGCAGCCTAGCAGTACCACAGCATTGCTCCAGTTTACACTCCGCACTCAGTGTCTGCTCTTGCCTTCCACGGGTGGTAGGGAgcctcagtcggtagagcataagactcttaatctcagggcaaAAGTTAAGTTTGTTTTCAATAGCtgatttttgtttcttgtttctttcttctttctgaacAGGCAAGAGATCGCAAAGTGGTTGGTGACCACAGTGGAGCTCGCAGCTATGGTTCTACTGCCCAGTGCCTCAACATCACAGCTGTGACCCTGTGCATTGTGCCCATTGTCATTGTCATCATCCTGCTAGCAACAGGGGTTTTAACCACTCCCCACTTGATTACTGGATATTAGGAAGCCTATGGAGAACCATGTCACAGACAGGTTTCCCCTGTAAAACCACTCACTGCCTTTTCCCTTGCTGCCAAGGTTCCCACTCAAGTCACTTTGTGGGTAATAGTGATGTTTTGCTTTCCAATGACACGGGTGTGCAGTTTGTCAAAGAGCAGCCCTTATATTGAGAGTATGGTACTTCCAGTGATGTCTCTCCAGTGCTTGCCAAGATGGATCTGGATAAGCATCAGTTTCAGAGTTGTCTTTGGATTGTGCATTagagggatcccccccccccaaaaaaatccacattGCTCTAGTGCCTCTTCTCACTTCAATACATttgcttaaaaatatattaaaaaaacaagtttgtGAAGTTTTTGTTCTTGTACATGTTTATTAACAAAGAAGCTATGCACACCCCAAACAGGGGCTACAAAATGAGTTCCAGTTGTAAGGATAATAGTTTCCTAGGATGTGTTTACACTCCAAAGCCATCCAAATAATTTTGCCATGGTGACTATGGCTGTGCTGGTGTTACGGGGAAACAATTAAATGGTGTCTGTGACATCAGTGCAAGCAGAGAACTGCAGTTATCTGTGCCGTTTCCACCCCCAAACACAAAGGCTGCATTCATCCTTGTGGTGCTTGGTTACCTGCTTCTAATTACCATTAAAAGCAAACTTTAGCTATCACTGAGAGGCAGAGGCTAGCCCTCTTCCCAGCCATGTGGCAATAGATGCCCACTTGTGGCTtgcagaattaaaaaaataaaagtattcttcACTTGGAAAAAGCACAGCATCTAGAGTCCTTGTAGGTGAGTGGGAGACTGGACTGAGTAAAGATGTAAGGAGATTCAGTGATGAGTTGTAGTAGGTTTCATGATACCATGCAACCAGTTACTGGTAAGGGTGTCTCACTGGAGGTCTTCTAGTTAGAGGCTGGACAGACAGGTCTGGGGGTGGAGAATCTAGCTCTGCATTTCCTACATTAGGCAAGGGACTTGATCTGTCATTGCAAGAGATTTTGCcatctgaggcaaaccacaaaataagGTGTCCCACCCACCCGCACCCCAGCCAGGGAAGAAAGGGTAAGTTCTACATTGGGAAGGGTGAGGGAATCCAACCAACCTTACTGATGGTTGAAGCGGAAATCAAAGGGCTCCCACTCTGAATTGGGCAGATGCAGAGCTCAGGAAACCCCAGAGGCaacccccaccatttcctccctaggggtgcAAGgtgaccagcagtgcctcctatttgctTAGAGGCTGAATTGCAGCAGGTGGAGTGGCCACCAAAGAGGCAGCAGATATGGCCTCCAAGGAGTGTTCGCCAACAGTGAGCAATACATTCCTTAGATCCACTGCTCCTGTgcatcctgccacctgaggtggttgccttaccttgcctcatgggtgggctggccctgttaaGAGGCATTTAAAATTATGTATGATGTGGATGgatacctcccccaccccctgctttgcTCATAACAACAGAACctagctcactgggtgaacctAAATGGTGGGAGATTTAggacaaacaaaaggaaatacAGTTTTGCATAATGCATAAGTTAATTTAATGAATTTGCTGCTACAGCTGATGTCCAAGAAATGGAGGCTGGACATATAGCTTTATCCTCTTGTCAGTTTGTCTTAACATATTTtaaagttggtagccatcacaaGATCCCATGGGACACAATTGCACTTGTGACCAAAACTGACTTTCAAGCACATATAAAGCATATTTTCCCTCAAAGGATTATGGGCGCTGTAGTTAAAGGTTGGTGGGATTTGTAAATTACAGTGCccaaaattattggggggggtgtGCTTCAAAGGTGCTCTTAAAATGGGAGAAAATGTAGTAAGGAGTGATTTCAATTACTCCACATAGGCAGGGTAAAAGCATATTCTCACGATGGGTGGAATAAAGAGGTAGGGTGTCAAATATATGGATTAGGGCAgatgctttttaacttgttcataaatgatttgATGTTATGGCAGGTTAAGCAGTGAAGTGGCCCAATTAACCCATGGCAATTAGGGTGATAAAAACTGAAGCAGACTGTGAAGAGTGTCAAAATCTCTCCAAACAGGGTTAAGGGGGCTAAAAAAATGGCACATGTGGTTCAATGTAAGTATGTGTAAATGATACAATCcttatttgcaaatatttactGAACTTTTTGGCTCCTGAGATGCAGGGCAAAGTAATGACCTTGTATTTTGTGACTGAACAAATGTAGAATGAGAGGCTCCCCCCCCATCAACAAACATCTATATTATAAACTGTCccatgatcctcagatgaagggaagtatagaaatttaataataatttaaacagcATCAACTTTTCAATTAAATGAAACCATATTACACACAAAGTAAACAAAATGCTTTGTGCTAAATTACACAAGGAATAAATAGAACTATGTGGGAACCATAGACACAACCATGGTGTTGGATAGGAGTCTCCCACTCACACCCCAAAACCACTTTCTGAGGGCTGGAACCATAGCAAAACAGTCCCCCCACTCCTCAGTAGTTCAGAAGGTCATCAGGGTTGATGGTGCAGAAAAGTGGCGATAAGTTCAGCAGAATCAATATGGCCGCATTTCCCCTGGTTCAGTTCCCAGTGTGCATTGTCACAAAGGTAACCCAAGCTGTAATCCTCATGATTGAGAAAAGGTCTGGCGGTGAGACATAACTACATGTTGAAGAACCTTGGCCAAGAATGGAATGTGGAGACTTTGCTAGATTCAACATGGTGGGATTCTGAGAGAGCTTCTTTAAGAGAAGTATTACTATTGCTGCCTATTACTATAGCTGGAATAATGCCCCCACTCAACCAAGCCaaggggcatttggttggccactctggtgaacaggatcctggactagattgGACCAGTGATCTATCTAGCAGATCTCTCACATTGTTAAATACACATTGTGATAATCATGGCAGCCCTGTGGTGTGTTGTCACTCTCAAAAATATGCAGCACATCTTATCCTGGGTCCTGATGTGTGATGCTGGTAGTAAAGTGGCAAACTTTGCTAAACAGGGGTTGGGAGGACATATTGCGACACCCTTTAAACTGGTTCATACATGCTGCTCATCACCTGATGACTGCAGCATGAAGTATAGTAGTCATTTAGATCTGTGAATAAGTCATTGCAGAtcagagaaaagaaaattcaCATCACTTCAGGCACAAGGCTTTTCAGTGGAACCCATTCACATATTCATCTGTTCACCACCAAGAACTGCTGTGTAACCAAGTGATGAACAATCAAATTATATCCATACATATGTAAGCTGGATCATAACGAGCAATCAATTATATTCTTCTGGCTACATGGCAATAGCTTTAGTTTTATCAAATCACTGTTTGTAACTGAGCCATTGATAGGGgatgtttttatttccccagttTTCCAAAACAGTCCTTATTCCAGCTTCACAGACTGAAAGGTGTGGGAGAAGAATCACTTCCTTTCCATATCTTCAATGGAAAAGACTCAATACTCACTAGTACAAATTATGTTAACTTTTGATATGGCAAACTCAGTATCAGAGGGTGGGGAAGTCTACAAAGAAAAGCCTTTTGCTAGTCTGACCTGAAGGACAGAAGAGAATGTAGAGAAGCACAGCCAAATGTACTCCACCAGCTATGAATGGGTAGGGTGCTCATTTTGATGCTTTTTTAGGATGGCAAAAATAAGACTTGGGTGCTGAACACCTGGCACGCCACAATATGTGACCTTGTTTGCTTGGTGCACCATAACATATACAGGCATGGGTTAAACTTATTTGTAGTAACAACTGAATAAATGAATAactgaaggagagggagagggagaggctggGTGAACAGCCAATTTTTCAGAGAAAAGCTGGAGTTAATTAAATCCTTATCTGTATAGTCATGgctggtttctttgtttttgagCTTTGTGAGTTGCAGGAGTCGTCAGACGGCCAAATTTTTgatcaacaacttttctgtccggattttctcTGCTCTgttcgaaatatggcaaccctaactatctgtaagatttgggaatttgccacctatgccctcatcTGGTTAGGTGAAGTGATGGCCAAAGTGATGGTGCTGCATGGTGTATGAAGAATATGTGAATGTTTGCTTGGACTTCAAACCATAATGCTAGTAACTTcaggcatttctttaaaaaaatatccagttAAAAGGTATCTGAAAAAGCTAGTCAGGCCTTCCTTTTAGAAATGTGTTCCAAAGTAGAGTCTTgtatattctgttatattttactccaggaagacccatttatcctaaatagaacCCAATAAGACCAACATGCatatagaaaatatttttttagaatGTGATCCCATTGAGATCCCAAGATTAATTTTGCAGGAAGCtcttagaaatatgaaataatcaatacattttggggggtttttaaatcatattaattttaaatcacttttaaaaactttaaattatgcaaattaactTTAAAGTAAATCCATCACGTGCCATATCATATGAAAGCTCATGAAGTTCTGATGAGATTGGTACTTTTGAAATATCTCAATTAtgggctgagcttttaaggtttttgCGTAGTCCTGGCAAGGCCAAAtttgtcactttttaaaaaaattcaaaccctcataactcaaaaacaagatgagatttaaaaaatacattttcagatttaaacttagttctgatcattcaacaagtgtacaaaattttaagaaaattggaccacttgatatggaatgacctaCTTGGTACCCCTGGAACCTCACACTGCTTGAGAATTGAGTGGCGTTGTGTAACAATACTGGTATTTTGCCTAACCAAAAAGTTGACATCCCAAGAAAAGACATGGGATTGTTAGGATTATATATGGCTTGTTCCTGGTTGGAGATGAGAGGAGTTCTCATTCATGACTGccctactgccccccccccctaagaaTCCTGATGCCCTGGTCTTTTCAGGTCCCTTTCCCCATTGCTTTTTGTGAGCAGGGTTTCATCTGCCCCTCCTCTTGCTTCCATTTaaatgcagaggtggggaatatgaacacacacacacacacacacacacacacacacaaacacacacacacacacacacactgcaaagatACACAAGGAACCTGTGTAGACAGCTCAACTGCACTTTGGCTCCCCAATCTTCAATTGCTATGGATTCACAGTTGGTGCAGAACAGCCTCCCTGTCATGGTGTTCCTAGGAAATGTCTCTACCCATTTCATGCCTAGTCTCTACTTGATTCCATAGAAAGGAGAACttgaagcagaagaagaggaccTGGAACAGACCCGAGTTCACTAGTCCTTCTACTTTCTGCTGTGAGGTTTCTGGTGCAATGAGAGGATGCCAGTATCTTTACACCTGTAAACACACTGGAAACCTTGGACTAGATGAGATGCCAAAAACACGCTGGAAGACTCTGTTGGGGCTTCCCCTATCTGCTATTGTGGGCTGCAATGTTGCCAACCTTCTAGTGTGCTCCAGGCCTTGGAGCATGTCACAAAGGCTTAGGCATTGTCCCTGTGCCCATTCAGAATGGATTACATGAAAAGAATTCTCAGCACCATAATCCACTGTAGTTGGGTAAAGCATACCCTGTGAATGTCTCTGCAGATAAACTGGCAATTCTTGGAAACTATTAATTCTTATTTACTGAGCAACACTGCAATTCACCACATTGGTTCCAactgctcctccctcccctcccaaataAGGGAAGGAAGAAAGCAGGTCAACACATGTTCAAATTCATGTTTATATTTGCAGAAATATTTTCCTTTGGCTACCTGGTACTTGAAGCTTGGGATTCTGGCAAACTGTCTAACTTAACTATCATCATGGGGATccataggattttttttccagaagagaGCAAAGTAATgtttcaaacaaaaacaaacaaatgtaactAATGCCTGACCAGGGGAGAGGCGTGggattttaagaagaatgtttagttttgaactttgaaatgaatttaatttttagaatatgaagttattaaagtagaatctggaattggaaccgaaggagagaaggcaggggaagtcaactgtaatgattcgaccaagaattttttttttttgcatttaaacaagaagaagaatcgttggtatgtttgtatttgtttagttttagttgtggtgggtaagtgttgggttaatgttggtgaaggtgttggattgttctttgttatggaaaaaccaataaattctttattaaaaaaaaggtttctcTCTTTTTGAAGCTCAAATTGAAATGCTGTGATGATACTCTTAGGCACAAATATTTCATGTAGCTTCTTTGGCCCTTTAAGGTCTGCATTAAGAATGTCATACAGGCTGTTTCTGGTATCTCAGCCTTTATTGTAACATTGAGAATTTCGTGTGATTTGTCAGGAGAAGGTTCTCTGCGTTCCAAAATTATTTCCTACATATTAGAAATATTGGTGACTCCTCTGTGGAGAGTGGAAGTGGggtcatggtgtgtgtgtgtgtctttggcagtgggagaagaaatagGTACGGTATGCTCAATCAGGGTCTGGTGTTCTAGGGAGCCTGGAATACTTtgctgtttttaagcagaggttggatgtcatgtatgatttagttgagatttctgcattgcatggggttgaactagatggccctcaagACTAGATTACCCACAATAAAACAGAACACCACCTGAGCAGTGGAAAAGAACATGACAATTAATCCAGATTCTCTAAAACAGTCCGCTTCCACACTTTCTTACGGGATACAGCCCACATGAACCATATTTGACATTCCCTTCCTGCTTGGTATAAATGATATATTAGAAACCTTGTTGATCTCAGCTTTTAAGATCTATCAAATGACAATTATTGTCCCCCATTTATATTCCTTTTAGGTATTTATCGTGAAACCAGAGTACCAAACAAGGACAGGAAGTTTTGAAGAAGCTaccacagctgctgccagttcgGAGCTGAAtttaacagatgaacaaaggattCCCCTGTCCAGCCCCTTGAAACTGAAAAAAGCATACCACAGAGTGTTGTCATAAGTTCAGATGGAAAAGGTCAGTCTATCTGCTTTCTCAAAAATGAAATCTCTGGGTTTCTCTTCTTTTCCCATAGCTCACAAAACAAGAACAGCTTTGATGGCAGAAATTCTGTCAGTTTCACAGACTGCAGCACATTTATTATAGTAGCCAAAGTTCAACCTAAATAGCTCTGCTTCTGGCCTGGGCTTTTGAAAGATTATGTTTCATTAGTTTCTACTTCATCTCCTAGAATAAGGGTGGAATCCTGTACTCAGGATCTGCTGGTTGAGGAGTTGTAGTAAGTGTTGGAAGCTCCACCTGCAGTGAAAGCAAATGAAAttggatgggatgggatgggatgggatgggggttGAAATACGCTTCATTTCACATTCATACCCACATAATTTGTTAACTGACTACATCCTGCTAAGATTCAGAGTCTATCTGAAAGCAACATGTTTTTCAGATTATCTGTAATCACAAACTCGCACATTATTTAGTGTAGGACTCACTGTGTCATATATCATAATTATTCCAGGAATAGaaaaactacaaaaacaaaagagtGTTCTTCTGCCAGtgcaacggtttgacttcacccccggaggagTCTCTCAAGAaaaacggatgccaacaacaacaacattactggTAATCTTCCCGCTATTATAATCTCAGGAAACAGGGCCCTTTTCTTTGCTCCAATTGTACTTTTCCTGCAAGACTAGTACTGGGATGACCACAGCTGTTGTAGCACTGCACTGGAGAGAGGGTATTTAACACTTATCTCCCATGCAATTTACCCAAACCTGTTTTATATctgccatggggggtggggagaagcataGGCACAGTATGTGTATCTGCCATTcttgtggggtggtggtgcaaaaagacagtaagaccccaccccaccccggccttTACTGTTGTGCAGAAAAGGAAATCTCAGTTTGTAATGTCAGTTGAAACTTTCTCTTTTATacaactattaaaggtacagGCACCCTGTTTCTTTTGCACTGGGCTACCCTAATTTCTTCCACTGCAAAGCTAATAGCGCTTTCTTCAGGGTGATTCAGATTGGTCTTCTCTAAATATGGTGCTTTGAGGAAAATCAGTCCCACACACCTCAATAATTGTCTTAAGATCACATCCTCACATCAGTTGAGTTCATGATCATGAATCTACCATGTCTTGTGTGGTTTGGTCATCAGGAGTATTCTTCACTGTAGACCTGCCCTGGTGTTTTGCTTTACAGCCTTTCAGCTCCTGTTGGAAAACGTTCTGCTTTATAAACATTTCTCAGTTTTTAGGAAGTAAAGAACTGAACTCTGAGCCAATTAAATGTTCTTTCTTGAATCAggctaaaaaaacattttcatgtgTACTCAGATTGTAGAAAGGAGCAAGCCTATGCAGGCTTGGATAGCTAGTTTCTAGGTGTTTTCCTTCTAACACAGAGGTCTCAGCACTAGGAGTAAAGTAACCTCTATAAAGTATGAGCCTGCTTTAACCCAGGacaaagaagcaggaagaaggaaATATGCTTAATTGTGACAAATGTCAAAAGAGGTTCCAAATTAGATCTGAAATCTGAGTACCCCATGTACATGTTACAACAAGAAAAAATTATCAgtataactatctgacttttagaagacacctgaaggcagccctgtttagggaaatttttaatgttcaatgttttattgtgcttttaattctgttgggagccgcccagagtggctggggtataaataaataaattattattattattattattattattatgtagccgtgttggtctgccatagtcgaaacaaaataaaaaattttccttccagtagcaccttagagaccaactaagtttgttattggtatgagctttcgtgtgcatggtatctgaagaagtgtgcatgcacacgaaagctcatgccaataacaaacttagttggtctctaaggtgctactggaaggaattttattattattattattattattattattattattattagcaaacgTTTGTCAACCGCCAAGTggatatacagtagtacctcgggttaagaacgtaattc from Lacerta agilis isolate rLacAgi1 chromosome 1, rLacAgi1.pri, whole genome shotgun sequence includes these protein-coding regions:
- the LOC117050701 gene encoding dispanin subfamily A member 2b-like; the encoded protein is MASGAHFPLPGQASGGLPRYEELKDEHDMAIISPAGASPGSTVIHMHNQSQVCVAPPRDHILWSICTVMYCNFCCLGFMALVFSVKARDRKVVGDHSGARSYGSTAQCLNITAVTLCIVPIVIVIILLATGVLTTPHLITGY